The DNA region GATGCCGGCGAACGCGGTGGTGGTCGCATCCGTGCCGTAGTCGGTCACGGGCGTCCAGGTGGCCGTCGTCTCGTACGTCGGCGCTGCCTCGTACTGCTGCTGGGGCTGGGTGGCGTACGGGGTGTAGGCGTCGTACGAGGTGGTCGGGTGCGCGCCCGTGTCCCACTGCGTGGAGTCGTGCTGGCCGCTGTATCCGGACTGCCCGGCGCCGTAGCCGCTGCCGTATGCGCCGTCGTGGCCGCCGGGGAGCGAGCCGAAGAGCGGATCGCTGTCGAAGCTGCCGGTCGCCTCGCTGTCGTATCCGGCGTACCCGGCGTGGGGGTGCTGGTCGTTCACCAACTTCTCTCTCGCCTCGGCAGCAGGACCTGTGCTCTGGGGCCCGGAGGGGGGATCCCCAGGGGGAGCAGTGGCCGCGACTGTACCCGGCGGTACGTGACGCCGACAATCTTCGGCGGGCATGGGCGGCTCAGGAAACGGGCAATCGGCCGTCTTTCGACGAGCTGTGCACACAGCCTTGGCTCTATGTTCGAAACGCGTTCTATTTGCAGGGTCTCCGTCGACTCCGTCAGCCCTGCCGGCTCATGCGGCTCATGCGGCTCCTGAGGTTCCGGTGGTCCCGGTTGCTTCGATCGTCGGCTCGCGGGATTCCAGCGCCCGCCGGACCGCGGCGGCGACGGCCGGATGCACCGGCAGTGCGAGATGGCCGATCCCGGTGAGGCGTACGTTCTGCGCGTCGAGATCCGGATGGTCGATGCAGGCCGCCTCGGCCGGGACGATCACCCGGTCGAGCTCGCTCCAGAAGCTCACGAACCGGGTGCGGCAGCCGGGCGCGGGCCTGCGCAGCTCCTCGATCGGCGCGGACCCCGTACGTATCTGCCGCACGATGGGGTGGGCGCTCGCCAGCGGGGCGACCGCCGTGCCCCCGTGCGGTGTGCCGAGGGTGATCAGAGTGCGGACCCGCTGGTCACCACCCAGCCGCTGTACGTAGTAGCGGGCTATCAGGCCGCCCAGGCTGTGCCCGACGATGTCGACCTCGCGGTGTCCGGTGCGCGCGCAGATCTCCTCGACATGCCGCCCGAGCAACTCGGCCGCCGTCCGGATGTCGCAAGTCAGCGGTGAGTAGTTGAGCGATTCCAGGTGGTGCCAGCCGTGCCGGGCGAGGGAGCGGCGCAGCAGGACGAAGACGGAACGGTTGTCGATGAAGCCGTGCAGCAGGACTACAGGGGGTCGATCGTCACCCTCGGCGGGCAGGCCGGGCGCGCAGGCCGGGGCGGTGGCGCTGGGGGGTGCGGTGTGCGGTCCTGCCGGGCGTGGCGCGGCCCGCCGTTCCCCCGTGATGCCGGTGGGGTAGAGGACGACATGCCCGGCCAGAACCACCAGTTCCAGCGCGGTGGCCTTCAGCAGTGCGGAGGGCAGTCGGGCAGGGCGCGGGCACGGCCGGCGCAGCAGTAGGGGAAGAAAAGGCAGGACCTTCATGGCCGACCTCCTGCTTCGGCAAGCGGGGGAGGCGGCTCCGGCCCCGGATGCCCTCTCGCGGGGTGCCGTTACGGAGGTGCGGACGGCCGGATGGGCCGCCGGGCCGGGCAGGCCGGGCAGTCCGTACCACCGTGCCGCGCGGCTGACGGCGCGGTGGTACGGCGACCTCGTAGCGGCTCCCCAGGCGGCCGGTCCCGCACGGCGGTCTGCCGCATGATGCCGGGAACGGCGCCCGGTGAACATGTCCCACGTGTGATTTCCCCCTCCCCGTCCACCGCGAAACGACGGCTTGCGGGATGCTGTAGATAACGTTCGTTCACATCCCCGGCCCTTCAGGCACGGGAGAGGCATGTGGAGGCAGTGATGGGTGTGACCGGTCCGATCCGTGTGGTGGTGGCGAAGCCGGGCCTGGACGGCCATGATCGCGGGGCCAAGGTGATCGCCAGGGCGCTGCGTGATGCGGGTATGGAGGTCATCTACACCGGGCTCCACCAGACGCCCGAGCAGATCGTGGACACCGCGATCCAGGAGGACGCCGACGCGATCGGCCTCTCGATCCTCTCCGGTGCGCACAACACGCTCTTCGCCAAGGTGATCGAGCTGTTGAAGGAGCGCGATGCGGAGGACATCAAGGTCTTCGGCGGCGGCATCATCCCGGAGGCGGACATCGCGCCGCTGAAGGACCAGGGCGTCGCGGAGATCTTCACCCCGGGTGCCACGACGACGTCGATCGTCGACTGGGTCAACGCGAATGTCCGCCACCCCGCGGAAGCCTGAGCCTCCTCCTCGTAACCGGTCCTGGTCCCGGTCCTGGTCCCGCCCCGTCTCCGCGGGGCGGGGTGTCCGCTGTCGGTTCCGTCAGGCCGGGATCAGTTCCGAGTCCATCGACGCGCGCAGCCGCAACGTGGAGACCAGTCGTCGGAAGGCCTCGGACCAGTAGCCGTTCGCGCCCGGTGAGGCGTCCTCCGGTTCGTCCGGGGTGGTGGTGAGGACCTCCAGGCGGTCCGCCTCGGCCGGGTTCAGGCAGCGTTCGGCGAGGCCCATCACGCCGCTGAAGCTCCAGGGGTAGCTGCCCGCGTCCCGGGCGATGTCCAGGGCGTCGACGACCGCGCGGCCCAGCGGCTCGGCCCAGGGCGTCGGGCAGACCCCCAGGAGCTGGAAGGCCTCCGACAGCCCGTGCGCGGCGATGAAATCGGCCACCCAGCCGGCCCGTTCGGGCGCGGGGAGTATGCCGAGGAGCTTCGACCGTTCGGCGAGCGACGCCGTACCGGGGCCGTTCGACGGAGGGACGGAGGGGGCGCCGAGCAGCGCGCGGGCCCACTCGGGGTCCCGCTGCCGCACCGTTGCCCGGCACCATGCCGCGTGCAGTTCCTCGGCCCAGCCGTCCGCGACCGGAAGGCCGACGATCTCCCGCGCGGTGCGGCCGCCGAACCGCGTCGGCCAGGTGGTGAGCGGTGCCGCCTCCACCAACTGGCCGAGCCACCACGACCGTTCCCCGCGTCCGGACGGCGGCACCGCCACCACGCCGTCGCGCTCCATCGAGGCGTCGCATTCGTGCGGTG from Streptomyces sp. NBC_01591 includes:
- a CDS encoding esterase/lipase family protein; translation: MKVLPFLPLLLRRPCPRPARLPSALLKATALELVVLAGHVVLYPTGITGERRAAPRPAGPHTAPPSATAPACAPGLPAEGDDRPPVVLLHGFIDNRSVFVLLRRSLARHGWHHLESLNYSPLTCDIRTAAELLGRHVEEICARTGHREVDIVGHSLGGLIARYYVQRLGGDQRVRTLITLGTPHGGTAVAPLASAHPIVRQIRTGSAPIEELRRPAPGCRTRFVSFWSELDRVIVPAEAACIDHPDLDAQNVRLTGIGHLALPVHPAVAAAVRRALESREPTIEATGTTGTSGAA
- a CDS encoding cobalamin B12-binding domain-containing protein, which produces MGVTGPIRVVVAKPGLDGHDRGAKVIARALRDAGMEVIYTGLHQTPEQIVDTAIQEDADAIGLSILSGAHNTLFAKVIELLKERDAEDIKVFGGGIIPEADIAPLKDQGVAEIFTPGATTTSIVDWVNANVRHPAEA